The sequence AGTATACAGGAAACTCGACGATGCTGCACCCATCAAAGAACTCGGTAGTACCAAAGAGCACGCCAAGGAAAGGATCAACAGCCTTCTTTGCAAAGAACCTGCCCAGTACCAGTTTAGGCGATATGACACGATCAGCACCAGCATATTTCAGGTATTTTATCTTGGAAGCATCTTCTGCAACAGCAATTATCCTGACATCACTGACTTTTCGTGCGGTAAGAACAATGTTCGCATTTTCATTATCGGACTGGTTAGCAATGAGAAAGCGAGCAGAGTTTATATTAGCATTTTCAAGTGTGTTCTCATCACTAGGGTCCCCATATATGCAGGAAATGTTATTCCTGGATAACATTCGCAGAGCATCCTCATCTTCTGATACAATTACAAAACTTGTATTTTGCTCCTTGAACTCTTCCACCAGGGTCTCCACAAGTGCATTATACCCACAGACAATGATGTGATCCGAATACTTTTTAGGAACCTTGACAGCAAGAGGAAGTTTCATAGTTTTCTCGAACCATGGAGTGATGACCAGTGTGATCAATATTCCAAAGAACAGAGGAATACCTGAGACCATGACTACAATTGAAAAGATCTTACCGATCATCGACTGGAAGACAATATCACCATAACCAACTGTAGTTACAGAAGCCATAACCCAGTAGATAGCATTTGCCAGATTGGCGTATTTATGCTGTCCCTCATATTCCATCAGATGTATGAAAAGCACCATATAAAGCAGAACGACAACGATCGACATTGCAATGTAAGCTGCAATCGACGAACTCAAGAATTTTGGATATCTCATCTCGCTACCTCTTAAATTCTCACGTTATGTTTTATTCATAGTGCTTTTATTGATCCCATACCAATTCATATTGTATTCGTGGATTCTTTCAAACTCCTGTAGCTATCAGAATCCATGTACAATATATGGCCCGAATATCATGAACAGGAATGATATAAGGATCACAAATGTAAAAGTTGCTGCTATAGCTGCCGATATATCTGTTGCCCTTCTCTCGTCCGATACAAGCCTGCCAACAAAGGACCTGAGATAATCCTTGAACACATGACCACCATCCAGTGGTACTGACGGAAGACAGTTGAAAAGGCCAACATAGAAGTTAAGCCAGCCGACCCATAGCAAAGTATTAGCGATCCAGAACACACCGATACCCAGAGGTTCACCCCATCCTACCGGATGATAGAACTGGGCAAGTGTGCCACTAAATCCAGGGAAACCTTCACCTGTAAATCCAACGATAG comes from Methanococcoides sp. AM1 and encodes:
- a CDS encoding TrkA family potassium uptake protein, which encodes MRYPKFLSSSIAAYIAMSIVVVLLYMVLFIHLMEYEGQHKYANLANAIYWVMASVTTVGYGDIVFQSMIGKIFSIVVMVSGIPLFFGILITLVITPWFEKTMKLPLAVKVPKKYSDHIIVCGYNALVETLVEEFKEQNTSFVIVSEDEDALRMLSRNNISCIYGDPSDENTLENANINSARFLIANQSDNENANIVLTARKVSDVRIIAVAEDASKIKYLKYAGADRVISPKLVLGRFFAKKAVDPFLGVLFGTTEFFDGCSIVEFPVYSKSELIGKTLAQATIHEKTGATVIGLRKGGQLTFNIHPGDVIKDNTVILAVGSKGQLQKLGKLTD